The Myxococcus virescens nucleotide sequence CTGATACGGCGAATCGAGCTTCGCGGTGCAGCCCTGCGTGGAGCCATCCACCCAGATCTTGATACCACCGGCGCCCAGCCACTTCGGCAGCGCACAGTCATTGCCAGCCTTCGGCTCACAGGCGGGGGCCGTCGGCTTGAGCCCCGCTTCCATCGCGGCATCCGCCACCACGACACCCGTGATGCGGAAGGGGAACCCGGGCAGCTCGGTGAACCGCTTCACGGCGTTGATCTGCCCCACGCTCTGGAGCCCACCATCCGCGATGGTGGTGACACCTGCATTGCGCAGCGCCATGATGGCGCGATCAATCTCCGCGCCGCCCTGCTCCGCGAGCTTGACCGGGTCGGAGTGCATCAGGGTCATCGGGAGGTTCTGCTGCATCGCCTTCATGAACGGCCCGAAAGCGGACGACTCCCGAAGCAGGCCCGTGAAGTTGCCATCCGCATCCGTGACCCATTCGCCACCGCCCTTGCCAACGGACTCAGGCGGCTTGCAGCCCTTGACGACTCCGTTCGGACAGACAGCCTCGAAGGCCTTCTGGTTCACGTAGGCCAGGTGGCCCGACTGGTCCACGATGAGCACCGGCCGTTCCTTGGCCTTGGGCACACACGCTTCGAGGTAGAACTTCGGGTTCGTCATGAAGCTCGCAGGGCCGCCCTTGCCGCAGCCCGTTGTGTTGTCGAACGTCTGCCTCGACGGATCCAGGTTCATCCCCAGGACGAAGACGTCGCTCCCGATGGCACTCGCGTCCTCCACCTTCATCGAGGAGAGCGCGCTCAGGATATCCCTGCGGGGCCTGCAGTCCGCGGACGGGTCCACCCTGTACGGGGGAGGCAGGCAGGGCGCCAGGTCATGCGTGCCCAACACACTCTGAAGGAGCGTCGGCAGGAAGTGCATGTGCGGATCGAAGAAGCCCGGCATCAAGACCTGCCCGGGCGCGAGCTGGACGGTTTGCACCGAGGTGTCCAGGCCCTTCTGCACCTCGTGCGCGGTGCCAACCTTCAGGATCTGGCCTCGATCATCCACCAGGACGGCTTCGGCAATGGTCCCCTTGTCGTCCATGGTGAGCACCTTCCCGAGAAACAGGGTGGCGCCAGGCCTTGCGGGGCCGCGCTCGATGGGCGCCGCGCAGGACGACAGGAGGGCGAGTGCAGCCACGAGCTTGGAGCCACGGGGGAATGCACGGGGAGGACATGAGGCATCTCGACGCAGAGGTCCAGACATAGGACTCCTTTTAAATGAGGTGAGACACCATACACAGAAATTCAATCAAATCCATACACCCCAAGACCTCAAAGACAGACGCGTCAAAATGTCGTCCGACGCGTCAACAGAGGTCACTGACACGTCAGACGTGGCCCGTCCCCAGGGAGCATCCGCCGTGAGGCTGTGAACTGACACGGCAGACGGTCCGTTGACACGTCAGCGCCGGTCCGACGCGTCAACGGGAGTCGCGCCCTGCAACCGTCCGGTCCGTCATAGGGTGATACACGGTAGTAGACGCGAGCATCGAGTCCCTGCCGTGAGCACCCTCCCTCCCACCCGAGCCGCATCAACGGACTCCGATGTGGGCGGTGACGGTGCCCTCGGGACACGACCGGATACGCGGGTGCGGCGAGGCCCTGCGCCCGAGCGAGGGCCTCACCGAGGAACAGCACAGGCGTCCCAGGCGGGCGCGCCCTACTCCAGCTCGCGCTGGAGCTTCGCCAGCAGGTTGAGCGCGTCCAGGGGCGTCATCCGGTCGATGGTCGCCCCCTTCAACGCGTCCAGCGCCTTCTGCTGCGCGGGCGTCACCCCGGCGCCGCCCTGCGCCGGCTCCATGCCGAACAGTCCCAGCTGCCCGGTCGAAGCCCCGCGCCGGCCGCCCTGGGGCTGCCGCACGGCCACCCGGGGCCGGCCCGCGTCATCCAGCTCCCCGGACTCCAGGTTCTGGAGCAGCTCACGCGCGCGCCCCACGACCTCCGGAGGCAGGCCCGCCAGCTTCGCCACCTCGATGCCATAGGAGCGGCTGGCCCCGCCCGGCACCAGCTTGCGCAGGAAGATGACCTTGCCGCTCTGCTCCTTCACGGCGACGCACAGGTTCTTCACCCGAGGCCGCTCGCGGGCCAGGTCCACCAGCTCGTGGTAGTGCGTGGCGAACAGCGCGCGCGCCCCCACCGTGTCGTGCAGGTGCTCCGCCACCGCCCAGGCAATGGAGAGCCCGTCGAAGGTGGACGTGCCACGGCCAATCTCATCCAGGATGATGAGGCTCTTGTTCGTGGCGTGATGGAGGATGTGGCTGGTCTCCGTCATCTCCACCATGAAGGTGGACTGACCGCGCGCCAGGTTGTCCGCGGCGCCCACGCGCGTGAAGATGCGATCGCACAGGCCGATGCGCGCCGCCTTCGCTGGGACGAATGAGCCCGCCTGCGCCATCAGCGCCGTCAGGGCCACCTGCCGCATCACCGTGCTCTTGCCGGCCATGTTCGGACCGGTAATCACCATCAGCTGCGCGTCCTCCGCCGGGTCCAGGCGGACGTCGTTGGGAACGAACGAATCCCCCGCCCCCAGCATGCGCTCCACCACCGGGTGCCGCCCCGCGGTGATGCTGAGCGCGACGGACGCGTCCACCTCCGGCCGCGTGTAGCCGTACTCCGCCGCGCACCGCGCGAAGGACAGCAGCGCGTCCCCGGTGGCCACCGCCTCCGCGGCGGACCGGATGCGCGGCGCCGCCGACACCACCTGCGCGCGCAGCTCCTCGAAGAGCTGAATCTCCAGCGCGCACCGCCGCTCCTCGGCGGTGAGCACCTGCTCCTCGTACTCCTTCAGCTCCGGGGTGACGAAGCGCTCGGAGTTCACCGTGGTCTGCTTGCGGATGTAATCCTTGGGCACCCGGTCGAGGTTCGACTTCGTCACCTCCAGGTAGTAGCCGAAGACCTTGTTGTAGCGGACCTTCAGCGAGGAGATGCCAGTGCGCTCCTTCTCCCGCTGCTCGATCTGGAGCAGCAGGTCCTTTCCGGACGTGGACAGCGCCACCAGCTTGTCCAGCTCCGCGTGGAAGCCGGCGCGAATCATGCCGCCGTCCTTCAGCGTCACCGGCGGCTCCTCCGCCACGGCGCGCGACAGCAGCTCCGCCAGCTCCGGCAGCGCGGACAGGGGCCCCGACAGGGATTTGAGCAGCGGGGACTCACACCGCGCCAGCACCGCCACCACCCGGGGAAGCTGCGCCAGCGACAAGCCCAGCGCGCGCAAGTCCCGTGCATTGCCCGCGCCCAGCGACAGCCGGCCGCACAGCCGCTCCAGGTCTCCCACTTCCTTGAGGATGCCGGCCAGTTCCTCGCGCCACACGCTGCGCCCGGACAGCTCTTCCACCGCGTCCAGCCGCGCGTGGATTTCCGGCAGGGAGCCCAGCGGAGACGCCAGCCACCGCGCCAGCTTGCGCGCGCCCAGGCTCGTCACCGTCTTGTCCAACACGCCCAGCAGCGAGCCCTTGCGCCCACCGTCCCGCAGCGAGCGCAGCACCTCCAGGTTGGCCCGGGAGGACTCATCCATCAGGAGGTTGCCGCCGCGCTCCTGCCGGCTCAGCCGGTCCACGTGCGCCGCCGCCGTCTTCTGCGTGTCCTTCAGGTAGCGCAGCGCAGCGCCCGCGGCGCCCGCGGCCAGGGGCGCGTCATCCAGTCCGAAAGCGGACAGCGACTGCACCGCGAAGTGACTGCGCAGGTAGCCCGCCGCTCGCGTGGGGTCGAACGACGCGGCCTCGCCCTCCGCCACCGCTGGCGTGCGCACCAGCCGGGCGAGCAGTTGCACCACCTCCGGCGCGTCCCGCTTCCCGTCCGGCACCAGCAGCTCACGGGGCTCCACGCGCGACAGCGACTCCGCCAGCTCCGCGATGCCTGGGGCCTCCAGGGCCATGAACTCGCCGGTGGACGCCTCCAGCAGCGCCGCGCCCCAGCCCTTGTCGTTCCAGGACACGGCGGCCAGGAAGTTGCTGGCCTGAGGCTCCAGCACCTCTTCGTCCAGCACCATGCCCGGGGTAATCACCCGCGTGACTTCCCGGCGGACGATGCCCGGCCCGTTGCCCGGCTCCTCCACCTGTTCGCAGATGGCGACCTTCAGGCCCTCCGACACGAGCCGGCCGATGTAGCGCCGCGCGGCGTGGTAGGGCACCCCGCACATGGGCACCTTGTCCGCACCCTTGGACCTCGCGGTGAGCGTGATCTGGAGGATCTCCGAGGCCTTCACCGCGTCCTCGAAGAACATCTCGTAGAAGTCACCCAACCGGAAGAACAGCAGCGAGTCCGGGTGGAGCGCCTTCACCTCCATGTACTGGCGCATCATGGGGGTCAGGGAGGCAATCTCCCGGGCGCCCGCACCCTCGTTCACCGGCCCCACCTCGGGCGTCATGTCCCCGGGGAGATCCACCGCTGCGGTCCTGCCTGCCTTTGCCTGCTGCGTCACGGCCATCCCTGCCCTTCTCTCATGGCCCCACCCCTGGATCAACGAACCGGCGCCCTACCCGCCGAGTTCCCTTACCACCCCCCGCCGACATTCCACCCACCCCACCGCTGAAAACGGGTGCCAGCCCCGGCGACGCGGGGCATCGTGCGCGCCGCATGGCGCAGACACCCCCTACCTCAGAGGCCCGGCCCCGGCCTCCAGTCCCCGCACTCTTCCGCGTGGCCCTGGCGCCCATCCAGGCCTTCTTCCGCCTGGAGGCGGCCAGCGGCATCCTGCTCGCGCTGTGCGCCGTGGCCGCCATGGCGTGGGCCAACTCGCCGTGGGCCGCCACCTACTCCGCCGTGTTCGACGCCCGCATGACGGTGGGGCTGGCGGGCGTCCACGCGGGCTTCAGCGTCCGCGAGTTCATCAACGACGGGCTGATGACGCTGTTCTTCTTCGTCGTCGGCATGGAAATCAAGCGCGAGCTGAGCTCGGGGGAGCTGCGCACCTTCTCCCGCGCGGTGCTGCCGCTCATCGCCGCGTTGGGCGGCATGATTGTCCCCGCCGCGCTCTACGCCGCCTTCAACCAGGGGACGCCCGCCCAGGCGGGCTGGGCCATCCCCATGGCCACCGACATCGCCTTCTCCATTGGCTGCCTCACGCTGGTCAAGACGCGCGTGAGCCACGGGCTGGTCGTGTTCCTCACGGCGCTGGCCATCTTCGATGACATCGGCGGAATCCTCGTCATCGCGCTCTTCTACGGCTCGGGGCTCCACGTCAGCTGGCTCGTGGGAGCCCTGGGCGTGCTCGCCGTGCTGGCGTGCCTCAACCACTTCCAGGTGCGCAACGGCGTGGCGTACGCGCTGGCGGGCGCGGCGCTCTGGTACACGATGCACCACGGCGGCATCCACGCCACGCTGTCGGGCGTGGTGCTGGGCCTGTTCATGCCCGCACGGCCCCTGCGTCCGGGCCGCCACGTGCTGGAGGCGCTGCGCCTCTACGTGGACCGGGCGCTCCAGACGCCGATGGATGAGGCGACGCGGGGCGC carries:
- the nhaA gene encoding Na+/H+ antiporter NhaA produces the protein MAQTPPTSEARPRPPVPALFRVALAPIQAFFRLEAASGILLALCAVAAMAWANSPWAATYSAVFDARMTVGLAGVHAGFSVREFINDGLMTLFFFVVGMEIKRELSSGELRTFSRAVLPLIAALGGMIVPAALYAAFNQGTPAQAGWAIPMATDIAFSIGCLTLVKTRVSHGLVVFLTALAIFDDIGGILVIALFYGSGLHVSWLVGALGVLAVLACLNHFQVRNGVAYALAGAALWYTMHHGGIHATLSGVVLGLFMPARPLRPGRHVLEALRLYVDRALQTPMDEATRGAQILYLEERLEELEPPLNRFVHLWHVPVAYGIVPLFALANSGISLEGMGWADLLRPLPLGIIAGLFVGKQVGIFLFTWGSLKLGVADRPGGATLPQLHGVAVVAGIGFTVALFVAGLAFPTQPELLTEAKLGILVGSLLSAVVGYALLRFVAKPAVPA
- a CDS encoding amidohydrolase encodes the protein MSGPLRRDASCPPRAFPRGSKLVAALALLSSCAAPIERGPARPGATLFLGKVLTMDDKGTIAEAVLVDDRGQILKVGTAHEVQKGLDTSVQTVQLAPGQVLMPGFFDPHMHFLPTLLQSVLGTHDLAPCLPPPYRVDPSADCRPRRDILSALSSMKVEDASAIGSDVFVLGMNLDPSRQTFDNTTGCGKGGPASFMTNPKFYLEACVPKAKERPVLIVDQSGHLAYVNQKAFEAVCPNGVVKGCKPPESVGKGGGEWVTDADGNFTGLLRESSAFGPFMKAMQQNLPMTLMHSDPVKLAEQGGAEIDRAIMALRNAGVTTIADGGLQSVGQINAVKRFTELPGFPFRITGVVVADAAMEAGLKPTAPACEPKAGNDCALPKWLGAGGIKIWVDGSTQGCTAKLDSPYQYLEGGHCSDAGEGRADYDSAQAIVDQLSPLWNQGTWRFNLHANGNGANTWALDALSRLQQAKENPRRVLLIHNTVGRPALSKRIGDLRKGAGVMDGNPVSALDVQVTHLIGHVAYWGDAFVGMLGQEAASEIDPIAYDRENEVPFSLHSDSMVTPTRPLWFVEQAVTRRTWSYPDFTNTYVLGAQHAATVEEALRAITIVPARHHELDKLIGSIEPDKVADFVVLSANPLDFDPAKKGDPTKISQIQVIQTYLNGRPTGSQH
- the mutS gene encoding DNA mismatch repair protein MutS yields the protein MTPEVGPVNEGAGAREIASLTPMMRQYMEVKALHPDSLLFFRLGDFYEMFFEDAVKASEILQITLTARSKGADKVPMCGVPYHAARRYIGRLVSEGLKVAICEQVEEPGNGPGIVRREVTRVITPGMVLDEEVLEPQASNFLAAVSWNDKGWGAALLEASTGEFMALEAPGIAELAESLSRVEPRELLVPDGKRDAPEVVQLLARLVRTPAVAEGEAASFDPTRAAGYLRSHFAVQSLSAFGLDDAPLAAGAAGAALRYLKDTQKTAAAHVDRLSRQERGGNLLMDESSRANLEVLRSLRDGGRKGSLLGVLDKTVTSLGARKLARWLASPLGSLPEIHARLDAVEELSGRSVWREELAGILKEVGDLERLCGRLSLGAGNARDLRALGLSLAQLPRVVAVLARCESPLLKSLSGPLSALPELAELLSRAVAEEPPVTLKDGGMIRAGFHAELDKLVALSTSGKDLLLQIEQREKERTGISSLKVRYNKVFGYYLEVTKSNLDRVPKDYIRKQTTVNSERFVTPELKEYEEQVLTAEERRCALEIQLFEELRAQVVSAAPRIRSAAEAVATGDALLSFARCAAEYGYTRPEVDASVALSITAGRHPVVERMLGAGDSFVPNDVRLDPAEDAQLMVITGPNMAGKSTVMRQVALTALMAQAGSFVPAKAARIGLCDRIFTRVGAADNLARGQSTFMVEMTETSHILHHATNKSLIILDEIGRGTSTFDGLSIAWAVAEHLHDTVGARALFATHYHELVDLARERPRVKNLCVAVKEQSGKVIFLRKLVPGGASRSYGIEVAKLAGLPPEVVGRARELLQNLESGELDDAGRPRVAVRQPQGGRRGASTGQLGLFGMEPAQGGAGVTPAQQKALDALKGATIDRMTPLDALNLLAKLQRELE